ATGTGAGCATGTCAGACTTAAGCCGAGGGAAGCAGGACAAATCACTTCAGATCTGAAACACCAGCATCACCAGGTCTACAGCGAACATGAAGACTCTCAGCCTGACCGTGGGACTGCTGCTCGTGCTGTTTACTATTTACTACTGCGACGCCTCACGTAAGTCTGTTAGTCTACTTCCTGCATCACACTGGAGGGAATTTCAACTGTGAACATGAAATTCTTCATTTTCCTGTATTTTAagtgattaaaacaaaaatgaaactaaTTATTATCTCAGGGAAAGGACAAATGATTGAaagatttttatattttaaaaattcccCTCTTGCGGCTGTGGCGGTCTAAGCTCGGATCCTCTACCAGGACTGTGTtacatatatttgtgtgtgcatgtgtatacaattacatttttaaatatgaagctGTATATAATCATATATACaatttttacaatttttgtTGGATGTTGAAGTTTcaaaaggttatttaaatatCCAGCACCTAACTTTGCCCTTACTGTCCAAGTGTAAAAAGGTATCATTAGCATAagctaaaataaatttaacCATTTTCTTCTAAAATCTGCTGTcacataaaaataatacaaataatatctacattttaaattatattaaaaaataatatttttgttaaaaaaaaacaactaaaacttTAGCTTGCCTGGGGTAGCTGTACATCTTTAGCCAACAACTAATTTGCATCTActatcatttaatattttaaattacatatatatataattttacttTACATGCTTACACACTAGTATCTGCACAACAGAAAAAGCCTTAcccagtttaaaaaataaaaaaaatcttacacTAGGACATAAAATATAAGCTTTCAAACTGTAAGTTTTGTTTAGATATAATTGAAAACAAGTTGCGACATAGAGTCGTAGCACTAAAACATaccctgtgtttttctcttacAGCTTCTGGAATGGGTTTAGTGCCACCTGATCTTTGCTGTTTTAAATTCTTTGATAAAAGGATCCCAAAGGTGCACATCCTCTCCATCAGAAAAACTCACAGCAAATGTTTAACAGAAGCCTTTGTGTAAGTTTGTACTTCAACATCTCTTTGCTGCCCTCACTAATATTTGCAAAGCATTGTATTATCCTTCTTTTCTATGAAGAATAAAATCTGTGATCTGAGAACAAAATAATGACACTGATTTTTTTGCAGGATCAACACGCCCAGAGGCGATTACTGTGTGAGACAGAATGATGACTGGGCAATGGAAGAGTTCGTCAAACGCCACAATTAAGACATGAAGAATCTACCATGACCCCAATGACCGGCAACCAGCGCTGGAGTTTTAGCTCTTTGTACTTTGCCTGCTTAAGTAGTCTTACTATTATTGAAATGCGGATacttttattttgcatttatcAGCTTAATTATCAGCATAAGTTTAGTAAAAAGTTGCATCTCTGAAAAGGGAATTTGAGTATTTGGTATTTGTTTGTCTCTCACTCACTTTGGCAGCAGGACTTTAAAGATCTaaagattgaaatttaaagGGATTTCACTCGGGTGAGGACAAAGACAGCTGCAAACATCACACATTCCTGTTTAGTTAATGAATTCTCCCTgaatacttgttttttttttgtagtgcaATGTTTCTGATGCGAGTCCTAATCAGGACAAAAAAGTAGCAGGCACAGAAATGTGATAATTTATGTCACTTGATTCCTTCCGACCTGAGAACAGAGACTATGTCAAGTCTTGTTAAACCAGATTATCCCTGCAAGAGCTTCACGTGACGACGATAGTCTTCAAGTTGAAGTGTGACAGTAACAATGAAGGAAAGTTCTTCCATAATAACACAAACAGTTATCCTGCTGCAATATGAATCGTTCTCCACAAAGATATAAATCACTGCTGGAGGACATCACTGAAGAATGGAGGGCTGCTTCTCCTCAGTCAGGGTGTAGCTGATTTAGATCAGTCTGTCTTCTCACCACCGTGTTTCACTGTAGCTTCGATCCACTGTGGTATCCATCCCTCGCCTGTTTCTCTCCTTACATATGccctttttttcctgctgctaATATCTAACGTAGAATtatcattaaaaacaattttaaattattttgatgCCTTAGACGCTTACATGATTTCCATATTCAGATAAAAATAGTGCACGTGAAATTTAATGTCTCCAGtcattttaccatttactttCACCGTGCCATTGTTATGCAGATACAGTGTGTCCAAAGCATTTATATATCTCtgtatattgtttttctttattcattAAAGTTGCATTTCACAAAACTCATCGACTCTGTCTGACAGTGAATGTTCAACTGTGCTTTTATGCCGTGGCCTTCTCTTTGAATTCATCAGAATAgtgaataaaatcaataaaatatcccactttaaaatacaacaaattttaaactataaaAATGCTGGTGAAAACATTTGAGTAAAAATTGTTTGTCATTTTAGGAAAACTTTATAACAACAATCACAAGGGTGCTGAATTTCTCGTCTTGCACCCAAGTTCAGGTATGCTTGTTGTATTTATGTAGGTGCTTGTTAGTGGTGAGCGCTGCACATTCGGGACTGTGGGAATCATTGAGACACTCAGACACTGAGCCATGGCTCTGTGCTACATACAGAGATTT
The Maylandia zebra isolate NMK-2024a linkage group LG7, Mzebra_GT3a, whole genome shotgun sequence DNA segment above includes these coding regions:
- the LOC143419736 gene encoding C-C motif chemokine 16-like, with the protein product MKTLSLTVGLLLVLFTIYYCDASPSGMGLVPPDLCCFKFFDKRIPKVHILSIRKTHSKCLTEAFVINTPRGDYCVRQNDDWAMEEFVKRHN